The following coding sequences are from one Zalophus californianus isolate mZalCal1 chromosome 5, mZalCal1.pri.v2, whole genome shotgun sequence window:
- the LOC113929543 gene encoding transcription and mRNA export factor ENY2-like translates to MVVSKMNKDAQMRAVINQKLIETGERERLKELLRAKLIECGWKDQLKAHCKEVIKEKGLEHVTVDDLVAEITPKGRALVPDSVKKELLQRIRTFLAQHASL, encoded by the coding sequence ATGGTGGTTAGCAAGATGAACAAAGATGCGCAGATGAGAGCAGTGATTAACCAGAAGTTGATAGAAACTGGAGAAAGAGAACGCCTCAAAGAGTTGCTGAGAGCTAAATTAATTGAATGTGGCTGGAAGGACCAGTTGAAGGCACACtgtaaagaggtaattaaagaaaaaggacTAGAACACGTTACTGTTGATGACTTGGTAGCTGAAATCACACCAAAAGGCAGAGCCCTGGTACCTGACAGTGTAAAGAAGGAGCTCCTACAAAGAATAAGAACATTCCTTGCTCAGCATGCCAGCCTTTAA